Proteins encoded in a region of the Inquilinus sp. KBS0705 genome:
- a CDS encoding DNA topoisomerase IB, whose product MNRLLKKLEKIGRDPKITAKAVGLRYVSDSTPGYTRKRSGKGWSYYDTEGNLVKDKELIKRFNSLVIPPAYTNVWISPYDNGHLQFTGTDAAGRKQYRYHPYWNQIRNQSKYHRLQTFAAHLPAIRQQVDKDLARHNLDYEKVVALVVRLMELTSIRVGNESYKKLYGSFGLTTLMDRHVKIDGTTLKFEFKGKKGVMHKIALQSKKLARLVKQCRDIPGKELFQYYNQNGEHCTIGSGDINTYLKNITGEDFTAKDFRTWAGSVSALYAFKEAGEFNNITECRRKIVSVLDEVAINLGNTRTVCKKYYVHPTVIKSYEEGTIFKYINELNEDKDIKAAELNIAERALLNLLENEKLEKAS is encoded by the coding sequence ATGAACCGACTCCTAAAAAAACTCGAAAAAATTGGCCGCGACCCTAAGATAACTGCAAAAGCTGTAGGTCTGCGCTACGTATCAGATTCTACGCCCGGTTATACGCGTAAAAGATCGGGTAAAGGCTGGAGTTACTATGATACCGAAGGTAATTTAGTTAAGGATAAAGAACTTATTAAACGGTTTAACAGCTTAGTTATACCGCCAGCGTACACCAATGTGTGGATATCGCCGTATGATAACGGCCATTTACAATTTACCGGTACCGATGCTGCCGGGCGCAAGCAATACCGTTATCACCCTTACTGGAACCAAATTCGCAATCAATCAAAGTATCACCGCCTGCAAACCTTTGCGGCGCATTTGCCTGCTATACGCCAGCAGGTAGATAAAGACCTTGCCCGCCATAATTTAGATTACGAGAAAGTGGTGGCCCTTGTGGTTAGGCTAATGGAACTCACCAGCATACGGGTAGGTAACGAATCCTATAAAAAGCTGTATGGATCGTTTGGCTTAACAACTTTAATGGACAGGCACGTAAAAATTGACGGGACGACGCTAAAATTTGAGTTTAAAGGCAAAAAAGGCGTGATGCATAAAATAGCCCTGCAAAGTAAAAAACTGGCGCGGCTGGTTAAGCAGTGCCGCGATATACCGGGTAAAGAGCTTTTTCAGTATTACAACCAAAACGGGGAGCATTGCACTATAGGGTCAGGCGATATCAATACTTACTTAAAAAATATTACCGGCGAAGATTTTACTGCCAAAGATTTCCGCACCTGGGCAGGTAGTGTAAGTGCGCTGTATGCCTTTAAAGAAGCCGGTGAGTTTAATAATATTACCGAATGCCGCAGAAAAATTGTGAGCGTGTTAGATGAAGTAGCTATAAACCTGGGGAACACCCGCACTGTTTGTAAAAAATATTACGTGCACCCAACGGTAATAAAAAGCTACGAAGAGGGCACCATTTTTAAATACATTAACGAGCTAAACGAGGATAAGGATATTAAAGCTGCTGAGCTTAATATAGCCGAAAGGGCATTATTAAATTTATTAGAAAATGAGAAACTGGAAAAAGCAAGTTAA